TTTTTGTTCCGAATCTTGAGGGGGATGACAGAATTTAGCATCCCAATGAATCCTCTCACCAGACCAACACATAACCTCACTACTAAAGAATCCTTTGTCCTACTAAGACAATAAAGTTCCGGAAAAGCCTCTTGGAGAGTACAATCTCCACACCACTCatgcttccaaaacttcactctagTACCATCCCCCACATCATACAGAAGGAGTTTAGAAAAATTCAGCCAACCACTACTAATATATCTCCACAAGCTAACACCATAAGCATTGGTCACCTTTTTCGTGCACCACCCACCCCAATCATTCCCATATTTCACCTCAATAAGCCTCCTCCATAGAGCATCAGTCTCCATGCCatacctccataaccatttcCCTAACAAGGCAGAATTAAAACCCCTCAACCGTCTAATACCTAACCCTCCAAGCTGCAGCGGCTTACAAGCCTTCGCCCAATTGACTAAATGAAGTTTAGAATCACCACTAATACCACTCCATAGAAAGTCTCGTTGTAATTTCTCCATACGATTTGCCACCTTCCCAGGTAAAGGcagaagggaaagaaagtaGGTAAAGAGGAAAAAGTACTCTTAATAGAGTACCTTACCCCCCTGAGATAAATACAACCTCTTCCAACCTGCTAATCTCctctccatcttctccaaaatggGATTCCAAATTGGCAACTCCTTAAATTTAGCACCTAACGGAAGGCCCAAAAACTAAAAGCATTTATCTATATAATAATTAGAATCAATGTTCACCAGATGAAATACAATTCCTTTTTTCTTAGATTATTCAAGTAAAAGGTTCAAGTAACAGTCCAGTGATAATGGCATCCATTATAGTGCCGCATATCTATGCCCCTCACCCTCCCCACTATCTACCcatcttcaaaaaaaagaaaaaaaaaaaaaggaaaagattattcaggtaaaaaacaaaaaattccacTTATTTCAACTGGTCAAATGATGGCTCAACTCAttccggattttttttttttcaattaagaCTTTAAGTCAGCATAGCTTAAGCTAGTTATAAGTGATATTTATATGCTTCATATAAATATGAGAATGAGAGAAATCTTGGTTTAATTTAGTTCTACTCAACTTACTAAAGGCATTTGTAGTGTATTATCTACAAAatgttcaaaacttcaaattgCAGATTTTCCCTGTCAGTTTACTCCCATAGTCTGTAAACTAGGAACCAACACATAAACCCATTAACCAAACTTAAAATTGGTACATCatgaaaaagatagaaaaaggagagagataAGATATGTAGAAAGCATCATTATTCCTATACAAAATATACCACGTTTTGCATTATGCAATCCCAACAGCACATCGTTTGGTACCATATCTCTACCATGATCCAGATTTCTACAAGATTCATTAACAAACTACATCTAAAGTAACTCACGATCAAGCTATTGCAATTATTGAAGACATAAAGCAATCTTACAAACAGTATAGCTGGATCACTTTCAATGTTTACAGGTGCACAACTTCATTGATCAAGATTTTCACATTCATTCATTTGTAAAATGCACTTATGCACATTGAGCATCATGCCCGCACTCCCACATTTAAAATTACGTTCTTGCAAGCATAAGAATTTCCAGTTTCTGACCACACTTGGAATCATTCAACTCGCATCAACTTATAAGTCCCACACGATTACAATACTAAGAACATGCATTTCGAGCATTCCTATACGTAGTTGCACAACCTACTTAAAAAGACAACCATTCCCCCAAAAAATTTGATTGCAAAAGTATCTAGTATTACCACTTACttaaacatatacatatactaTCCAGTTCTTCACAGACACACAAGTCTATGAAATTATCCtactaaaactcaaaattaacAGGCACAGCAGATCAAGCAACATTAAGAAACAGTAACACATatatgataataaaatttaacaaaagacCCACATTATAAATCGTAatagtttgaatttttgttttttctaccTCAGCCTTCCCCAATTTGATCACACTGCACCAGCCCAAAATCTCTTTTTCCTGCCTGCACTCACaattcaaactcatcctcgagCTTCAATTGCTCAGCTGCAGCCTCTTCCTCCTCATCATCAATCACGAAATATGGATTGTGTGCCTCGGGCTTGAACTTCAATCCTGTAAACACATAGAACGCCAGAGTAGCTAACTCTCCAGCCACCACACTCGTCCAGAGGTACCGATACGAAGTAATAGTCTCCAACGCATAAACCACAACACGCGTGAAGTAAATGTAGCAAATCACAACAATGTAGTACTGCCTAAACAGagtcaatttcatcaaattcACGGCGGCTTTCCCGTCAGTCCTGGCGGCTTCTCTGAGATTCTTAATCGACCAAACGATCGGGAACAAAACCGCACAGCAACACACCACATCGACGAGCAAGAAGATCTGCTTCCACGTAACCCAATCTTGCGCGAACGGACCGCTCTCATCGATCGCGACCTGAGCTATATTCGCCACAACCTGTAAAGGAATCACAATCATCAAAACCTTCTTCTCCTTATCTTGCAAATACGGCTTCAAAAACGACCATCCAGTTCCGATCAAAACGATCAGCGTGAAGAGCGTGATTCCTTTCAAGAAACTGAAGATATAGAACAACACGTCCCAACCGTGAGCGCTACCGGTGCGCTTGATGTACGATTTGTCTTCGGCTTCACAGAGAAGATTCAGAGCTTTGAGAATCAGAACCGCGAGCATGAAGAAATGGATACGGAACACGGTCAATCGCTTCTTGTACAAAACGGAGATCCAGAGCCCGGCGAGGAAGAAATAGCCCAAGGATAACAAGAAGTAAACCCTAGGTAAAATCGTTTTTCCGGCGGAGAGATAGTCTCGCCGTTGACTCTTCCCGTCGAGATTGTACATCGCCGATCTCACATCCATCGAAACCTTGAGCTGGTTCCCGAAACAGTTGGCGAAAACCAGCGTGAACTGATCGGCGTCGGTTTCGAAAAAAACTGTATTGAAGCTGTCGCCGTTTTTCTTCAggtttgagaaagagaaaaccGGCTTCACCAAATCGGAGAGGAGAACGCACGTGACTTCTTCGTCTTCGAGTTGCTGGAGCACGTGCATCCACGCGTCTCGGGTACAGAGAAAGAACCCGACTTTTGATAGGTCCGCATTCGGGTCGGATATAGAGATCCCGGACACGTTGAGTTCGAGGCGACCCGTGTGGGTGAACCCGAACTGGTCGAATGGGATTATGGGGCGCACGTCGGATCGGATCTGGGTGTAACGGATCTCAGCGAaggagagggaaagagagaggaagagaaggaAGGAAAGGAAAACGGAGcgggaggagagagaaagagccaTTCGATCTGAGGGCTGAGGTgcggggggagagagagagagagaactctCAGATCTAAAAGTTAGATTGTATATATGGTGGTGTTGGATCAATTTGTGAAGACAATAGTTGAACCGACTTGAGAGCAAAGTCTACGGAGACAGAGCTCAAGAATTGTGGAAATGGAATTTTCAACTACTGCTGTATTGCAAATTTCGTGGTAATTGGATGACAGATTTTTGgctcaattttaattttccttttcctcCCCAATGTTTCCACTATATTCTTTTAGtcctttaaatttaaaacttttataaatttattccttaaattattcttttattttagtccatcttttttgttgaattcATTACGAGTCATATCACATTTTTAAGGTGATAGTTAATGaatagataaaaataagttaagaacATAATGAAAACtcataattttacaattttttttaaaaaaaaaaaaattagccacCACTTCGTGTTTGGGCTCATTAGAGCATCAGCATTGAATGAGCCAAATCCCAAATGTAGGCCAAATTTTAAAGTAGTTTACAATTCAAGCTCAAAAGAGAATTCCATTAGAAGTTATAAAATacaattattgcaaaaaaaataaaaatatatatacacaattgagctacaatgcGATTATACATAGAGGCAAAAAATACTTTCTCTTCTTcctgctctctcttcttcaacggCATGGAGGCAACGGTGTGGAAGCTCGATTAGCTTCTGTGGTGGAGGCATGGAGGTCGTGAGTTTGTTCATGAGTTTCCGGCGTTTGGGTGGCGTTTGGGTTGGTGTTTGGGTGGTGTTTGAGTCAGATTTGGGTTGACATTTGGCATTTGGGGGATTTGTTCTgatgggtttgctgggtttgatgatgaattttgatttttgattttggtttggttggATTTTGCTCAGCGGAGGTGGGTGGTGTGACTGAGAACGGTGGAGATCGGTGCGAGTTTTAACGAGATTGGCGTAGGTGTTGACAACTGTGGAGATCGGTGGGTGGCGAGATTGGCGTGGCGGAGATCGGTGGGTTGTGAGATCGGTGGAGTTGTGGTGGCTGTGGCGTTGTGATCGGCATGGgtgttaatgttttttttttttttttttcagtttcacCGATttgggttgatatggatgatggaggagttGTGTGGAAGAGTTGGGTTGATTtggatgatggaggaggagTCTGAAAGAAGGTGAAAAGTATATTTCATTgtaaagatatattattttaatgagtagaatagaaaaataaaagttgggatgttaggtgtattgaaaaatggtattgtataattgataaaatggttttttagatgataaaataggatagaattgaaATAAATCAATGCTGATGCTCTCACAGtttgtcattttattatttttaaaggaaatgttgtaaaattattgtgaatttttattCTATTCTTAAAAGAACTCAATCACTAACGCATATGATGGTCTAAACGTATCAAAAATTATTAAGACATAAAGggcaaattaaattaaaaaaaaaaaaaaacacccataCGTGTGTGTAGGGTTAGATTCAAGGTACATCTAGTGTAATtataagcaatgttacaccatccaataatttgttattgaattcaaattttaaaaatttcactattgaattacatgttttatatgttcttaacatgcataccaATATTCATGTCAATcaattgttatttattattcaatccataactcatcttttatgtattattttaaactacaaaaacttgattattaatatttaattatcttgaaattttgcaagtatgaagaatGCACAATGATAGTAAAATCCAAtggttgatttgtcaaaatttgtattcaattaaaaatttgtcaaaatccATATGTATGTATGCgtgcgcgcgtgtgtgtgtatatatgcaACAATggaattaaattacattttgtcTTTTTGATACATCAATAGTTGAGGGTGAGAAAATTTAAACCCTAATGGGACTAGACATTCATGATTTTCTTATGCTATGGGGTGTTAAATATTGAATTTAGTTGCCAACCTTGGTTAGAAAGTTGAAAAggcaatcctttttttttattgataaaccCTTTCTCCATTCCATAGTAATTAAGGTAATCTCAATAATAAGGGTTGCGACTATCACTAATTAAGGTGGTCCTATTCTAGCCAAACAATGAAGCAATCAACCATTGATATCAGAAGAGCTAAGAAGTTTTCGCGTGTATTGTTTATAGTTTCAATGAAATTCATAAGTACAGAAATAAGTCCTATCAAATAAAGTTTTTTCCTTTCAACatctttttgatttttatacGCTATATAAGGATTATTACTACAAATAATACTATACCCTCTTACCCTTTATGTCGAATATTAATTGTTTGTTGAACCTTGTGAGTTGTGTGAAATAGTAAAAGTAAGATGctttaaattatgttattttcaCGACTCAAAATTCATAAAGGACTATAAGGAATAACTACTCTCCACATTTCAATCATGCTAAAACAGAAGGAATTACATAACTTTGTAGATAAAGAGTGAGGACTATCACATATAAGAAAAATCACAAATAGAGTTAAACCAAGCAACATTTTAAATGCATATTCAAAGAAGAGATGCCTCCTACTTAAGGGGTCTTGCGACTAACCTCGGGTGAATGTTTACCAAAAACACAAATCTCCAGACTCTTCACAAGTGGCAAGACCATGCAGGAGTAATGTCTACCTAATCCCAGTCTTAAGGTAGCGaaattcaataaattataattagtttttaactaatatgaaaaaataatacataaataaataaataaatattataataattatataaaagaatatgaaattttaaaactaattatatatatatatataataatatgtgaagttgagagaaactcaaattagaatttcaaattagagttccaattttgcgctACGtgtcaaaaattatttatttttaaagagttttattttttaattttggaatcaaatgtggaaccacatcataaatattcatccaagtgagttattaagtacagaaaccaaagagtttaaaataaataaagatatcataaaaaaaaaattgtttcgcaataataataataaaaacatgaaaaatttacattttatatataataatatccatacaaattttttttaaagttaacagaatataaaaatgactatcaatagtatttaaattatatatataggaattatattatgcattttattgtatatctttaagtttATTCATACATATGCATGAGGTTATAAGTTAGCATATATTAATATacaaaactaagagaaaatcaattaaattcaaaattggagtataattttgtgtcacatatctcatctaatttttaaatttgtatgtcaagtgaattattaggtgcaaaaattaaagagtttgaattcaattagattctaaattgaatttcaattttgcgccatatgtcccatctaattttttaatttttatggcatATGAATTATTGAGTGCAAAAACCGAAAAGTCTagatctaattagattctaaatcatatatatatatatatatatatatatatatatatatatgtaattgtgattatgattgtgattgtttttaaatatacCCGAACATATACACTAACTTACACACTAGTTAATATTATATAAGTCaactaaaaatagaaaatgtaatttattatACAACAAATGCCACGTGAAATTACAtggttgtataaaaaaaatcaaataattttatattgtacaatattaaaatattatgtaGATACAGATATCATGTCCCTCCATcacaaattcaatttatttgaaGACATATGGAATTAAGGATGGGAAAACGatcctaaaaaaaagaaaacgaaatttaacatttttaggACTAAGTTGTAATTTGCTTAAAATTAAGAGACTAAAATAGAACTTGAACAAAAATCAGGAACACACAACTGTGTTTTTTTACTAAGAGTGCTTTTTGTTTTGGAGTGATTACGAAACGGGGTACCGTTTGAGACGGAATTACGGGGTTGCCAAAATGAAAGGGTTTTGTTTCGGTTGGGGGTAGGATAGGGAAAATGGTTATGGTGTGGCTAGGCTTTGTGGAAAAACTGGGAAAGTGGGAAGTGGCCAACAAGGGAAATGAATCCAATATTCCAAACCAAAATGGGTGACTGAAGATATGCTGGATGGTGGATTCTACTGCTTCTTAGTTTGCTTTGGtgtgattgattttatttttatcatgaattAAAACAGAAGGGCcaaatatatcatataactAGTATTATTCTTGTACGATGCATGGCTTGATcaagaattatatataaattaaataattttttttaatattataattaaaaattttaaacttgcAAATAAGGTATTAAGGTTTTATCTCTTATGAGaataatgatatatattttaagaaatacAAAGAGTTAGAATGGAATAACTAATCATATATGGATAACCAATATACAACAatcttgaaaaaataaaatatttaaaaaattaggaGTATTTCTAATAGGGAGAGACTAAATTGCATAAGAATTGAATGGTTGCTCTTATAGTTTTCAGACCAGGACcattcattgaaccgtaaatgatagaggttcaagatttttgaggTCAAATCAAGATAAAACCGGATCGAACTGTaataatgtcataattaatttaataattattttaaatataaataaatatattaatttggtacaagtaaaaaaaaaataactaaaatagtCCAATTAAAACCATAAATCTATATTGTAGTTAATATCTAATAATTTATCAATGTCAAGCCCATTTACATAATATTAATAACCAAACTTAATTACGACGTTATCAAGCCCAAAACCTTGAACCTCAATGTCAAGCCCATTTACATAAGTTTGAGCCTTGAGCCCCACCTTCTAGTCAAGCCCATTTACATAATATTAATGTCAAGCCCAACTCTTCCCAGTTCCCATGGTCCAAAGAGCTAAAAACTCATTTCAGAAActtaaaattgatatttgaaCACCCCACCAAAAATATTAAAGGTAAGGAACTTAGTTATAATCCCAAGACACACGTACCTAGCTATCCATCACAAACTTAAGGttatgtttgtttggaggtgaaagaAGGGAAtgaaaaactttggagagaaaatatgaagaaaaataaacttttttaagtgtgtttggttgggtggggaggatgaaaaataaatggtGTGGCCCAGATGTTTTCTCGGAGCCCGCCAAAATgttctctccaaaatggagagaaaactgaatAAGGATAAATTTTTTCTTGACAAAAATACTCATGTGCACATTCTTcaagttgcattttttttcttcttttccactGGGTAcgttgcccttttttttttcttcttctggacagttgccttttcttttcttttcttttttccttttttttttgcttttttctggGCTgttgccttttttcttttttcttttttttttctgggctGTTGCCTCCTTTTTTTCCTGGCAGGAacattgcctcttttttttgatattatttttattttttaataaaattggataGTTGCTCttttttgtgattatttgtcactttttttttttaattgagtatCATTCTTCAAcaagggtatatgagtaaatttatgcaaacttatttttttcatcttttcacttttccactctcaaccaaacaaaaaggagagaaaacaaaatattttctatcctcccacttttcaaTCCTCCaatcattttctatcctcccactttttcacttCTCCAACCAAACGGATCCTAAAAACTAAAAGGCCACCCAAAGAAAGGAAGCAATggatagagagagaagaagtcAAAAACGTAAAAGCAACCCAGAGAAAGATAAGCAAGTGAAACAAAGGGGTAGAGAAGAAGTAAAAAACAGCTTTAAGAAGctgaaagaaataaaaggaaaaaaatgagaatCGATTTATCAAGGCAAAGTGTTGCCATGATCCACACTAGTAATGGTggctgcttcttctttttttttttcctcgcaatttctcctttttttttttttttttcaaattctttcaTGGTTGATATTTGTTTTCTGGCCGGTATATATCCCAGCACTACGCGGTTTAAGgctataaatttgttttaaatcgGAACCGTATAAACAGCAAAAATCGGCTACGATTCTCAGAATCGTACATTCTAACCGCAGTTCAAGTGGTTTCATGCATTTTTGACACAAAGAGGTTATGGTTTAAAGAATAGTAACAGTGAGCGGTTCACAGTTAATCCAATCAAATTGTACAATTCGATCCGGGTTTAAAAACCATTGCCCTTTGAAGAGTATTtctaataaagtaattttataaacaaattgaAATTGTGTATTAATCTTGACATTCCATTTATAATAAAAGGTTTAAATAAGGTTCCTCTCTTATTTGTCATATCaaattaataaacatataataaagaaaaaatagatgcGTAATCATTTACCTTATAAAGATGTTTATGTTCTCTTTAGTCTTCACATATCTAATCAATTTATATGGATCATGAACCATATGTAGGTGCTACTTGTTCATAGAAATCCTACAACACCTAGAAATTTAGCAAggattcaaaatcaaataatatattttacccACCACAATAGAGTGCGGTAGAAAGAATGATTTTCAGACCTAGAGCTACATAATTTCTgctattttctttaattctctcaaaaattttagaaaattttaaataaaactctaaTAAGACATAAAACGCCTGACCAAAAAAACAACaacctcaccttttttttttttttcatttctcacctttaattttcctttttttttagcatgAACCAACAATCAGAGGTTCATGAACTTGCTTTTGAGTTGGAgatagattctca
This genomic stretch from Castanea sativa cultivar Marrone di Chiusa Pesio chromosome 1, ASM4071231v1 harbors:
- the LOC142610907 gene encoding protein CANDIDATE G-PROTEIN COUPLED RECEPTOR 7: MALSLSSRSVFLSFLLFLSLSLSFAEIRYTQIRSDVRPIIPFDQFGFTHTGRLELNVSGISISDPNADLSKVGFFLCTRDAWMHVLQQLEDEEVTCVLLSDLVKPVFSFSNLKKNGDSFNTVFFETDADQFTLVFANCFGNQLKVSMDVRSAMYNLDGKSQRRDYLSAGKTILPRVYFLLSLGYFFLAGLWISVLYKKRLTVFRIHFFMLAVLILKALNLLCEAEDKSYIKRTGSAHGWDVLFYIFSFLKGITLFTLIVLIGTGWSFLKPYLQDKEKKVLMIVIPLQVVANIAQVAIDESGPFAQDWVTWKQIFLLVDVVCCCAVLFPIVWSIKNLREAARTDGKAAVNLMKLTLFRQYYIVVICYIYFTRVVVYALETITSYRYLWTSVVAGELATLAFYVFTGLKFKPEAHNPYFVIDDEEEEAAAEQLKLEDEFEL